The following are encoded together in the Candidatus Hydrogenedentota bacterium genome:
- a CDS encoding metallophosphoesterase produces MMARYCVLGMVVMLAGLAAVPFASPAEPIIAKSLALLEKTPPVAPNSFDFIVTGDSHSNRQLAFQTDVFKQMIREWNILEPAFVIEVGDLVLGGSADNLPVQWDLFERTIAECRPPYFSAPGNHDISDAASEKIWNERMGPAHYAFSCGNSRFIVLNSEEVDALDRLSDAQTAWFKHELETAKAANIFVFIHQPYFMDYDDPRLADRAWERRWNYLAELMRGHPVRAVFAGHQHGYRYFGIRDGVHYVIAAGAASFGKGPEWKGGFNHYLLVRVRGEHVGWSVIKPGAVLPPDVATNDRAAEVFDITHRLVACDDQPVSQGQSFDREVTVRILNPFDKPFDSSLAWEIPQGWKVEPTSRDYTVAASGEIALAFHVAADTPEAVRHPVPSFRTRYANTSFGEPLDVVREMPLVPVAEAVKAADAIRVDGVLDEWNAAAPIALAYPLGFAEGAYDPGDLSGKCRAMWDTDHLYIAFEITDNAHYQPYGGDIVWLADAIEFGIDRHAWGVSLTKNGPEVFLYYSEGLSAETVNKDVPLAVRREKDRTLYEMAFPKRLVQPLALETGSSFRFKALVADVDYEGGPKHELSLWPGDSDMKIMLKE; encoded by the coding sequence ATGATGGCCAGATATTGTGTGTTGGGCATGGTTGTGATGTTGGCCGGCCTGGCGGCGGTTCCGTTTGCCTCCCCTGCGGAACCCATCATCGCGAAATCGCTGGCGTTGCTCGAAAAAACGCCGCCGGTCGCGCCGAATTCCTTCGATTTCATCGTGACGGGCGATTCCCACTCGAACAGACAACTGGCCTTCCAGACGGACGTGTTCAAGCAGATGATTCGCGAATGGAACATCCTCGAACCGGCTTTTGTGATTGAAGTGGGGGATCTGGTTCTCGGCGGTTCGGCCGACAATCTTCCCGTTCAGTGGGACCTTTTCGAACGCACCATCGCGGAATGCCGGCCCCCCTATTTTTCAGCGCCGGGCAACCATGACATTTCGGACGCCGCCAGCGAAAAAATCTGGAACGAACGCATGGGCCCCGCGCATTATGCGTTCTCATGCGGAAATTCGCGGTTCATCGTGCTGAACAGCGAGGAGGTGGACGCGCTCGACCGCCTTTCGGACGCGCAAACGGCGTGGTTCAAGCATGAACTGGAAACCGCGAAGGCGGCCAACATCTTCGTGTTTATCCATCAACCCTATTTCATGGATTACGACGATCCCCGCCTCGCGGACCGGGCGTGGGAACGGCGCTGGAACTATCTGGCGGAACTTATGCGCGGCCACCCCGTTCGCGCGGTCTTCGCGGGACACCAGCATGGCTACCGCTACTTCGGCATCCGCGACGGCGTCCATTATGTCATCGCGGCGGGCGCGGCTTCTTTCGGAAAAGGCCCGGAATGGAAGGGCGGATTCAATCATTACTTGCTTGTGCGCGTGCGCGGCGAACACGTGGGCTGGTCGGTCATCAAACCGGGCGCAGTGCTTCCGCCGGACGTTGCGACAAACGACCGGGCCGCCGAAGTCTTCGACATCACACACCGGCTTGTGGCCTGCGACGATCAACCGGTTTCCCAAGGGCAGTCTTTCGATCGCGAAGTGACCGTTCGGATCCTGAATCCCTTCGACAAACCCTTCGATTCCTCCCTCGCATGGGAAATCCCGCAAGGCTGGAAGGTCGAACCGACTTCGCGGGATTACACCGTCGCTGCAAGCGGGGAAATCGCGCTTGCGTTTCACGTTGCCGCGGACACGCCGGAAGCCGTGCGGCATCCCGTGCCTTCGTTCAGGACCCGTTACGCCAACACCTCGTTTGGCGAACCGCTGGACGTTGTTCGCGAGATGCCCCTTGTACCGGTCGCGGAAGCCGTAAAGGCGGCCGATGCAATCCGTGTGGACGGCGTATTGGACGAATGGAATGCCGCCGCGCCTATTGCGCTCGCGTATCCGTTGGGATTTGCCGAGGGCGCATACGATCCCGGCGATTTAAGTGGAAAATGCCGCGCGATGTGGGACACGGATCATCTGTACATCGCCTTTGAAATCACCGACAATGCGCATTATCAACCCTATGGCGGCGACATCGTCTGGCTGGCCGACGCCATCGAATTCGGCATCGATCGCCATGCGTGGGGAGTCTCCCTCACGAAAAACGGCCCTGAAGTCTTTTTGTATTACAGCGAAGGCCTGTCCGCCGAAACGGTCAACAAGGATGTGCCGCTGGCCGTCCGCCGGGAAAAGGACCGAACCCTTTATGAAATGGCCTTTCCAAAGCGCCTTGTCCAACCGCTGGCCCTTGAAACCGGTTCAAGTTTCCGCTTCAAGGCGCTGGTCGCCGATGTGGACTACGAGGGGGGACCCAAACATGAACTGTCGTTGTGGCCCGGCGATTCGGACATGAAGATTATGCTCAAAGAGTAG
- a CDS encoding Gfo/Idh/MocA family oxidoreductase, translated as MAEKSVGTESLAMKVEKKYEGKKFRVAFIGCGGICQTHMAALRQMPDVEVVAGVDILPERLKQFQERWGVTKLYKDWKKMLKEVKPDGVSICTPNGVHAAPAIDAANAGCHVISEKPMAMNPAECEKMIAAAKKNKVKLTIGFQYRYHPHTQFLKRARDNGEFGDIMFVKCQALRRRGIPNWGVFGQKKLQGGGPMIDIGVHVIEMAHYFMGSPKPVAASGNTWTYMGNKPSKVVCPWPNWDYKTYTVEDLAIGQIRFDNGAILQIEASFVAHIEKDVWNFSFMGTKGGGNWDPPALFSDHHDTMINSSPYFVGDQTSFDTLFTIKLRNWIDGCTKNTPLEAPGEAGLAVQKMLDGVYRSAAAGREVTIK; from the coding sequence ATGGCGGAAAAAAGCGTGGGCACCGAGTCGTTGGCAATGAAGGTGGAAAAAAAATACGAGGGCAAGAAATTCCGCGTGGCCTTCATCGGGTGCGGCGGGATTTGCCAGACGCACATGGCGGCGTTACGCCAAATGCCCGACGTCGAAGTGGTCGCGGGCGTGGATATTCTGCCCGAACGGCTGAAACAGTTTCAGGAACGTTGGGGCGTGACGAAACTGTACAAGGACTGGAAGAAGATGTTGAAGGAGGTCAAGCCCGACGGTGTAAGCATCTGCACGCCCAACGGCGTCCATGCGGCCCCGGCCATTGACGCCGCCAACGCGGGCTGCCACGTGATCTCCGAAAAACCGATGGCGATGAATCCCGCCGAGTGCGAGAAAATGATCGCCGCCGCGAAGAAGAACAAAGTGAAACTCACGATTGGATTCCAGTACCGTTACCATCCGCACACGCAGTTTCTCAAGCGCGCGCGCGACAACGGCGAATTCGGCGACATCATGTTCGTGAAATGCCAGGCATTGCGCCGGCGCGGCATTCCAAACTGGGGCGTGTTCGGACAGAAGAAACTCCAGGGCGGCGGGCCGATGATTGACATCGGCGTGCACGTCATTGAAATGGCGCACTATTTCATGGGGTCGCCGAAACCCGTCGCGGCATCCGGCAACACATGGACCTATATGGGCAACAAGCCATCGAAGGTTGTGTGCCCCTGGCCGAATTGGGACTACAAAACCTATACGGTCGAGGATCTCGCCATCGGCCAGATCCGTTTCGACAACGGCGCGATTCTGCAAATCGAAGCCAGCTTCGTCGCCCACATCGAAAAGGATGTCTGGAATTTCAGTTTTATGGGCACCAAAGGCGGCGGCAACTGGGATCCCCCGGCATTGTTCAGCGATCATCACGACACGATGATCAACAGTTCGCCGTATTTCGTGGGCGATCAGACCTCGTTCGACACGCTCTTTACGATCAAACTGCGCAACTGGATTGATGGATGCACGAAAAACACACCGCTCGAGGCGCCCGGCGAAGCGGGCCTTGCCGTCCAGAAAATGCTCGACGGCGTCTATCGTTCCGCAGCCGCCGGCAGGGAAGTGACCATCAAATAA
- a CDS encoding tetratricopeptide repeat protein, which produces MRSGDAQRDYLVATELYKEGRYEESLRLLDELQRDRPDSKHVLYYRGLCLLALGRLTEASSVCDRLSSHTSESGRRLTAKLSVRIADRVRIEQMEGLHGGNAPKPPPPAATSSDDGSRNSLQPTSLSSQRASHSQSISENFVSEVPSSWWKGYVVAGILILCLIFAIVAVGVHRHKAMLAAEAEANAPLPVPPGPVPDKYLEIVNFYPAERERPYRFVVFMTPWDGATPSSDTGTADECVGNAVAEEWNAMERDTGRAMRAMNGGDPLGGVPRDRMVKTLVLPRQAMGFTGPLQGKDVKNFASGKITDLAGLIASCGKPTRIELWEHNAKCIGLAGKVLWWGRIGVAADSGASDNDGVITHVLVREYPRPEPAS; this is translated from the coding sequence ATGCGGTCGGGAGATGCCCAGCGCGATTATCTTGTCGCGACGGAACTCTACAAGGAAGGGCGATACGAAGAATCGCTGCGCTTGCTTGACGAACTTCAGCGCGACCGTCCGGACAGCAAGCACGTCTTGTACTATCGCGGCTTGTGTCTGCTGGCGCTTGGACGCCTGACCGAGGCCAGTTCGGTTTGCGACCGGCTCTCTTCCCATACGAGTGAATCGGGCCGCCGTCTGACGGCGAAACTTTCGGTCCGGATTGCCGATCGTGTCCGAATCGAGCAGATGGAGGGGTTGCATGGCGGGAACGCCCCGAAGCCGCCGCCCCCTGCCGCAACAAGCAGCGACGATGGCTCCCGTAACTCGCTTCAGCCTACTTCTCTGTCCTCGCAGCGGGCTTCGCATTCGCAAAGCATATCGGAAAATTTCGTGTCGGAGGTTCCTTCCTCTTGGTGGAAGGGGTATGTCGTTGCGGGGATTCTAATCCTTTGCCTGATCTTCGCGATCGTCGCCGTTGGAGTGCACCGGCACAAGGCCATGCTGGCGGCGGAGGCGGAAGCCAATGCACCGCTGCCCGTTCCACCGGGTCCCGTACCCGACAAATATCTGGAAATCGTGAATTTCTATCCGGCGGAACGGGAGCGCCCGTACCGGTTTGTGGTGTTTATGACCCCGTGGGACGGCGCCACGCCGAGTTCCGATACAGGAACCGCGGACGAATGCGTGGGCAACGCCGTCGCGGAAGAATGGAACGCGATGGAACGCGACACGGGCCGGGCCATGCGCGCGATGAACGGCGGCGATCCGCTGGGTGGCGTTCCACGCGATCGCATGGTCAAAACGCTTGTACTGCCGCGGCAGGCGATGGGATTTACAGGACCTTTGCAAGGGAAGGACGTGAAAAATTTTGCTTCCGGCAAGATTACGGATCTGGCCGGATTGATTGCCTCGTGTGGAAAGCCCACGCGCATCGAATTGTGGGAGCACAACGCAAAATGCATTGGGTTGGCCGGGAAAGTGTTGTGGTGGGGGCGCATTGGCGTTGCGGCCGATTCGGGCGCATCGGACAACGACGGCGTGATTACGCATGTGCTGGTGCGTGAATATCCGAGGCCGGAACCGGCTTCATAG
- a CDS encoding glucose 1-dehydrogenase, translating into MPIADFSLKDKVAVITGASRGIGESIARGMAEYGATVVLAARNMPGLEPVAQAINDGGGRALAVSCHTGRPDQIAALFDRVQSEFGRIDVLVNNAATNPYFGPVIDASESVFDKTFEVNVKGYFLMSQHAARMMVARGSGSIINIASIVGVSPAPLQGVYAMTKAAVISMTKVFAKELGGAGVRCNAICPGLTETKFARVLIDTPEIYQIFVRDLPMGRHAQPSEMVGAAIYLASDASSYTTGAIIACDGGRLI; encoded by the coding sequence ATGCCGATAGCGGATTTCAGTTTGAAGGACAAAGTAGCGGTAATTACGGGCGCGAGCCGGGGAATCGGCGAATCCATCGCGCGCGGAATGGCGGAATACGGCGCCACGGTGGTGCTGGCGGCGCGCAACATGCCGGGGCTTGAACCGGTTGCCCAGGCCATTAACGATGGCGGCGGCCGCGCGCTGGCCGTTTCGTGCCACACGGGCAGGCCCGATCAGATCGCGGCGCTCTTCGATCGTGTACAATCCGAATTCGGTCGGATTGACGTGCTGGTCAACAATGCCGCGACGAATCCCTATTTCGGGCCTGTCATTGACGCTTCGGAATCGGTTTTCGACAAGACGTTCGAAGTCAACGTCAAGGGATATTTCCTGATGAGCCAGCATGCGGCACGCATGATGGTCGCGCGGGGCAGCGGCTCGATCATCAACATCGCGTCAATCGTGGGCGTGTCGCCCGCGCCGCTCCAGGGCGTCTACGCGATGACGAAGGCCGCCGTGATTTCGATGACGAAGGTCTTCGCGAAGGAACTGGGCGGCGCCGGGGTCCGGTGCAACGCGATCTGTCCCGGTTTGACGGAAACGAAATTTGCGCGCGTGTTGATTGACACGCCTGAAATCTACCAGATCTTCGTGCGCGATTTGCCGATGGGACGCCATGCGCAACCGTCCGAGATGGTCGGCGCCGCCATCTATCTCGCGTCGGACGCGTCCAGTTACACCACCGGCGCCATTATTGCCTGCGACGGCGGACGCCTTATTTGA
- the recG gene encoding ATP-dependent DNA helicase RecG, with protein MMTLDDPVESLSGIGPKTAALLGNLGVATLRDLLFYMPRDYQDRTRISRIADAREGETITIAAETVRARQVRLRGRLSMAVATLRDESGEMQATWFGRGFLAQTFKPGTHALFTGTVGQYKGPCLKNPDYELLSGDEEDRLNTGRIVPIYRLTEKVTQRMLRRWMALALDQLLDDLDETLPAESLETYRFPPIRAAMRAIHFPNTFDDVPAARERFAYEELLGIQLGVQRSRLAHRHEIKANIHVVNGPRLQALRAALPFALTTAQARAIADILGDMASPRPMTRLIQGDVGCGKTIVALHAVAAAADGGFQTAIMAPTEILAEQHYLTLRRALDPLGITVVQLTGSMCSPARIRKRIARGEAQVIVGTQALVQEKTVFQRLGLVIVDEQHRFGVCQRAALAAKGEYPDVLHTTATPIPRTLAMTVYGGMDITVIDELPPGRLPVKTRRIPSDKIPDLYAHVVEQARQGFQAYIICPLVDESEKRNLIAVKSHFEQLSRGPLSGVRTALLHGRLDAREKDDIMLRFKDGEIDVLFSTTVIEVGVDVPNATIMIIEDAGQFGVTQLHQLRGRVGRGAAQSYCFLLGTPKTDDGIRRLEILCATTNGFEIAEQDLLLRGPGEFQGVRQAGLSDLRVADLVRDTRLLDAAQRDAQRILARDPDLASSELRYLAAAARRFGHFVA; from the coding sequence ATGATGACGCTCGACGATCCCGTGGAATCGCTTTCCGGCATCGGCCCGAAGACGGCCGCTCTGCTGGGAAACTTGGGTGTTGCAACCCTCCGCGATCTCTTGTTTTACATGCCGCGCGACTACCAGGACCGCACGCGGATCTCGCGCATCGCGGATGCGCGGGAAGGCGAAACCATCACCATCGCAGCCGAAACCGTTCGCGCGCGGCAAGTCCGGCTGCGCGGGCGGCTGTCCATGGCGGTCGCGACGTTGCGCGACGAGTCGGGCGAAATGCAGGCCACATGGTTCGGGCGCGGATTTTTGGCCCAAACCTTCAAGCCGGGCACGCACGCGCTGTTCACGGGAACCGTCGGACAGTACAAGGGGCCCTGCCTGAAAAATCCGGACTATGAATTGCTGTCCGGCGACGAGGAGGACCGGCTCAACACGGGCCGCATCGTGCCGATTTACCGGCTCACGGAAAAAGTGACGCAGCGCATGCTGCGCCGCTGGATGGCCCTGGCGCTGGATCAACTCCTGGATGATCTCGACGAGACGCTGCCCGCGGAATCGCTCGAAACCTACCGGTTTCCGCCCATTCGCGCCGCCATGCGCGCCATTCATTTCCCGAATACGTTCGATGATGTGCCCGCCGCGCGCGAACGCTTCGCCTACGAGGAACTGCTCGGCATCCAGCTTGGCGTGCAGCGTTCGCGCCTGGCGCACCGGCACGAAATCAAGGCCAACATCCATGTCGTCAACGGGCCGAGGCTGCAGGCGCTTCGCGCGGCGCTGCCCTTTGCGTTGACTACGGCGCAGGCGCGCGCCATCGCGGACATCCTCGGCGATATGGCGTCGCCACGGCCCATGACGCGCCTGATCCAGGGCGATGTCGGCTGCGGCAAGACGATTGTCGCCCTTCACGCCGTCGCGGCGGCGGCGGATGGCGGGTTCCAGACGGCGATCATGGCGCCCACGGAAATTCTCGCCGAACAGCACTATCTCACATTGCGCCGCGCGCTCGACCCGCTCGGGATCACGGTCGTGCAACTCACCGGATCCATGTGCAGTCCGGCCCGGATCCGCAAACGCATCGCGCGCGGCGAGGCGCAGGTAATCGTGGGTACGCAGGCTCTTGTGCAGGAAAAAACAGTGTTTCAACGGTTGGGTCTCGTCATCGTGGACGAACAACACCGTTTCGGTGTGTGCCAGCGCGCCGCGCTGGCGGCCAAGGGCGAGTATCCCGACGTGCTTCACACGACGGCGACGCCCATTCCCCGCACGCTCGCCATGACCGTCTACGGCGGCATGGACATCACCGTGATTGACGAGTTGCCCCCGGGACGTCTGCCCGTCAAAACAAGGCGAATACCCTCCGACAAGATACCGGATCTGTACGCCCACGTCGTCGAACAGGCCCGGCAGGGCTTCCAAGCCTACATCATCTGTCCCCTTGTGGATGAATCCGAGAAACGGAACTTGATCGCCGTCAAATCCCATTTTGAGCAATTGTCCCGCGGCCCGTTGTCCGGCGTGCGGACCGCGCTCCTGCATGGACGGCTCGACGCCCGGGAAAAAGATGACATCATGCTCCGGTTCAAGGACGGCGAAATTGATGTCCTTTTCAGCACAACGGTGATCGAGGTCGGCGTGGATGTGCCGAATGCGACGATCATGATCATCGAAGACGCCGGCCAGTTCGGAGTCACCCAGTTGCATCAATTGCGCGGGCGCGTCGGACGCGGCGCGGCACAGTCGTATTGCTTTCTGCTCGGCACGCCCAAGACGGACGACGGCATCCGCCGCCTCGAAATCCTCTGTGCGACGACGAACGGGTTTGAAATTGCGGAGCAGGATCTGCTCCTGCGCGGTCCGGGCGAATTCCAAGGCGTTCGGCAGGCGGGTCTCAGCGACCTCCGCGTGGCCGATCTTGTCCGCGACACGCGCCTGCTCGACGCCGCCCAGCGCGACGCGCAGCGCATCCTGGCGCGCGATCCCGATCTCGCCTCGTCGGAATTGCGTTATCTTGCCGCCGCCGCGCGCCGCTTCGGACATTTTGTCGCATAA
- a CDS encoding nicotinate phosphoribosyltransferase: MSAPQAWFERKGLALLTDLYELTMMAGYLKEGRADQEVTFDYFFRNLPPHAGFAVAAGLGPFLDYLEHLSFEEDDVAYLGSLGMFDADFLDFLRRFKPQCTVQAVPEGTLVFPHEPIVQVSGTIFETQLIETALLNILNYQTLIATKAARVCLAANGDPVLEFGLRRAHGPDGGLSGSRAAYIGGCTSTSNVLAGKVYGIPVSGTHAHSWVMSFPSELEAFRAFARHYPGRLVLLVDTYDTIASGVPNAIRVFRELHEQGIETRPAIRLDSGDLAKLSKTAYRMMIEAGLDNPLIVASNDLEEDLIADLKRQGAKINAWGVGTHLITSRDSPSLNGVYKLVAVRHDGEWMPRIKISSNIEKATDPGRKRLVRYEDAEGHPCGDIICLSDEPSPAPDGTVAGRHRIHPHITVRLAEARRCEDLFQTVFENGRRTAQTPPIQSIRGRVLDQIARLPDEFKRLRNPEVYRVLLSGAVGRIKEEMLENPG, encoded by the coding sequence ATGAGCGCGCCCCAGGCATGGTTTGAACGCAAAGGCCTTGCCCTGCTCACCGATCTCTATGAATTGACCATGATGGCCGGGTATCTCAAGGAGGGACGCGCCGACCAAGAAGTCACCTTCGATTATTTCTTCCGCAACCTGCCCCCGCATGCCGGATTTGCGGTCGCGGCGGGTCTGGGACCGTTTCTGGACTACCTCGAGCATCTGTCGTTCGAAGAAGACGACGTGGCGTATCTGGGATCGCTGGGAATGTTCGACGCGGATTTTCTGGACTTTCTCCGGCGCTTCAAGCCGCAGTGCACCGTGCAGGCCGTTCCGGAAGGAACACTCGTGTTTCCCCACGAACCCATCGTTCAAGTATCCGGCACAATCTTTGAAACCCAGTTGATCGAAACGGCGCTGTTGAACATCCTGAACTACCAGACGTTGATCGCCACCAAGGCGGCGCGGGTCTGTCTTGCCGCCAACGGCGATCCGGTGCTCGAATTCGGCCTGCGCCGCGCACACGGTCCCGACGGCGGACTGAGCGGCAGCCGGGCCGCCTATATCGGCGGCTGCACGTCCACGTCGAACGTGCTGGCCGGGAAGGTCTACGGCATTCCGGTTTCCGGCACGCACGCGCACAGTTGGGTAATGAGTTTTCCGAGCGAACTCGAGGCGTTTCGCGCCTTCGCGCGGCATTATCCCGGACGGCTCGTGTTGCTGGTGGACACCTACGACACGATCGCCAGCGGCGTGCCGAACGCCATACGCGTGTTCCGCGAACTGCACGAACAGGGGATCGAGACGCGCCCGGCCATCCGGCTCGATTCGGGCGACCTCGCCAAACTCAGCAAGACGGCGTACCGGATGATGATCGAAGCGGGGCTTGACAATCCCCTTATCGTCGCGTCGAACGATCTCGAGGAAGACCTCATCGCGGACCTCAAGCGGCAGGGCGCGAAGATCAACGCGTGGGGCGTCGGCACCCATCTGATCACGTCCCGCGATTCACCGTCCCTGAACGGCGTCTACAAACTCGTCGCCGTCCGTCACGACGGCGAATGGATGCCCCGCATCAAGATTTCCTCGAACATTGAAAAGGCGACCGATCCCGGACGGAAGCGCCTTGTGCGTTATGAGGACGCGGAAGGCCATCCTTGCGGCGACATAATCTGTCTCTCCGACGAACCATCGCCCGCGCCGGACGGAACGGTCGCGGGGCGTCATCGGATCCATCCGCACATCACCGTCCGGCTGGCCGAAGCGCGGCGGTGCGAGGATCTGTTCCAAACCGTCTTCGAAAACGGGCGGCGCACGGCGCAAACGCCCCCGATTCAATCCATTCGCGGCCGGGTCCTCGATCAGATTGCCCGCCTCCCCGACGAATTCAAGCGCCTGCGCAATCCCGAAGTTTACCGCGTCCTGCTCTCCGGCGCCGTCGGGCGCATCAAAGAAGAAATGCTCGAAAATCCGGGGTAA
- a CDS encoding MBL fold metallo-hydrolase translates to MTRNHDSVITVDCHYMSPEHAASYLLIEEGRAAFIDNNTAHAIPHLFAALSEHGLRPEDVRYIIVTHLHLDHAGATSALVRRCPNATVVAHPRGLRHLVAPDRLIAAVKAVYGEAEYHRLYGEILPIDESRIRTMEDGEVLEFGRRSLRFMHTRGHSNHHVCIHDSLSNGVFTGDTFGVEYKSSRPTKRPFLLCSSAPPDFDPEAARASVERIVATGADRVYLAHFGELGNVRESAQSILASIGHMEAILREAAAGDLVGEALLKFCEEKIHAAIARHAEECGTIFSPEDEHLIGTDARIDAQGIALCAERLRKQRVIT, encoded by the coding sequence GTGACGCGAAACCACGATTCCGTTATTACCGTTGATTGCCATTACATGTCGCCCGAACACGCGGCATCGTATCTGTTGATTGAAGAAGGGCGCGCGGCGTTCATAGACAACAACACGGCGCATGCCATTCCGCACCTGTTCGCCGCGTTGTCCGAACACGGACTCCGCCCGGAAGATGTGCGATACATCATCGTGACGCACCTGCATCTCGATCACGCGGGGGCGACATCCGCCCTCGTCCGGCGATGTCCGAACGCGACCGTCGTGGCGCATCCGCGCGGACTCCGCCACCTGGTTGCGCCGGACCGCCTGATTGCCGCGGTCAAGGCCGTCTACGGCGAGGCGGAATACCACCGCCTGTACGGCGAGATCCTGCCCATTGACGAAAGCCGGATACGCACGATGGAGGACGGGGAAGTGCTTGAATTTGGACGTCGTTCACTGCGGTTTATGCATACGCGCGGCCATTCGAACCATCACGTGTGCATTCACGATTCCCTGAGCAACGGCGTGTTCACGGGCGACACCTTCGGCGTCGAGTACAAGTCCAGCCGCCCCACGAAACGCCCCTTCCTGCTCTGTTCGTCCGCGCCGCCCGATTTCGATCCCGAAGCCGCTCGGGCAAGCGTCGAACGCATCGTGGCCACGGGCGCGGATCGCGTCTATCTGGCCCATTTCGGCGAACTGGGCAACGTGCGCGAATCGGCGCAAAGCATCCTCGCGTCCATTGGGCACATGGAGGCGATCCTGCGCGAGGCCGCCGCCGGCGATCTCGTTGGCGAGGCATTGCTGAAATTTTGCGAAGAAAAAATCCACGCGGCCATCGCACGCCACGCGGAAGAATGCGGCACGATTTTCAGTCCCGAAGACGAACACCTGATCGGGACGGACGCCCGCATAGACGCGCAAGGCATTGCGCTATGCGCGGAGCGTCTTCGGAAACAAAGGGTGATTACGTAG
- a CDS encoding nicotinamidase, with translation MPTDALIVVDVQNDFCPGGALPVDEGHHVVPIINLLLRRFDLVVFTRDWHPHNHCSFGDPPEFTDGSWPEHCRANSPGAEFHGDLRVPVDAIIVNKGTDPDQEAYSGFQGTPPLADELRQRGVTRIFVCGLATDYCVKHTALDGLAAGFDVFLVENACRGVNFPEGSVTAAVEEMRRAGIKICWSGDLTQ, from the coding sequence CTGCCAACGGATGCGCTGATTGTAGTGGACGTTCAAAACGATTTTTGCCCCGGCGGCGCATTGCCGGTTGACGAGGGCCACCACGTTGTCCCCATCATCAACCTGTTGCTCAGGCGCTTCGATCTGGTGGTCTTCACGCGGGACTGGCACCCGCACAATCATTGCAGTTTCGGCGATCCGCCCGAATTCACGGACGGCAGCTGGCCGGAACATTGCCGGGCGAATTCGCCGGGCGCCGAATTCCACGGCGATCTACGCGTTCCCGTTGACGCGATCATCGTCAACAAGGGCACGGATCCGGACCAGGAAGCCTATAGCGGATTCCAGGGAACCCCGCCGCTCGCGGACGAATTACGGCAGCGCGGCGTTACCCGGATCTTCGTGTGCGGTCTTGCCACGGACTACTGCGTGAAACACACGGCGCTGGACGGTCTCGCGGCAGGATTCGACGTCTTTCTGGTCGAAAACGCATGCCGGGGCGTCAACTTTCCCGAAGGCTCCGTCACCGCCGCCGTCGAGGAGATGCGCCGGGCCGGCATCAAGATATGCTGGTCAGGGGATCTGACGCAATGA